A window of the Vibrio pomeroyi genome harbors these coding sequences:
- the treC gene encoding alpha,alpha-phosphotrehalase, whose amino-acid sequence MAMTEHDESWWKTATIYQIYPKSFCDSGSKGTGDIKGIISKLDYLKHLSVDAIWLTPVYASPMIDNGYDISDYYAINPQFGTMEDFDLLLAEAHQRGIRIVMDIVVNHTSTEHAWFQSALGDKNSPYRDYYIWKDPVNGQAPTNWQSKFGGNAWEMDEATGQYFLHLFAKEQADLNWENPVVREEVKDVISFWAEKGVDGFRLDVINLISKQQDFPNDDIGDGRRFYTDGPRVHEYLKEISEAVFQKYGSVTVGEMSSTTLEHCQQYSNIDNSELSMVFNFHHLKVDYPNGEKWTNAPFDFLQLKSIFNHWQTGLNGKGWGALFWCNHDQPRVVSRLGDDQQYRVESAKMLAASVHMMQGTPYIYQGEEIGMTNPGYTEICQYRDVESTNMYDIMVNRDGVAHQDMMAILAQKSRDNSRTPMQWNSEANAGFSQAQPWLDVANNYTEINAEQALEDKDSVFYFYKSLIELRKEVPVITHGSYKDLLPEHPSVFAYSRETDSQTLLCINNYYGEEAECVLPERFDMSKAKSLLSNYQEANTSVAVHHQVLRPYETRILLIEG is encoded by the coding sequence ATGGCGATGACTGAGCATGATGAAAGTTGGTGGAAAACCGCAACCATCTATCAAATCTACCCAAAGAGCTTTTGTGATAGTGGCAGTAAAGGTACTGGCGATATCAAAGGGATCATTTCAAAACTGGATTATCTTAAACACTTGAGTGTGGATGCAATTTGGTTAACCCCAGTTTACGCATCCCCAATGATCGATAACGGCTACGATATTTCAGATTACTATGCGATTAACCCGCAATTCGGCACCATGGAAGACTTCGACCTATTGCTGGCTGAAGCGCACCAACGTGGTATCCGTATCGTAATGGATATCGTGGTAAACCACACCTCAACCGAGCATGCGTGGTTTCAGTCGGCATTGGGTGACAAAAACAGCCCATACCGCGACTACTACATCTGGAAAGATCCTGTAAACGGTCAAGCTCCCACCAACTGGCAGTCTAAGTTCGGTGGTAATGCATGGGAAATGGATGAAGCGACTGGGCAGTATTTCCTACACCTATTCGCGAAAGAGCAGGCCGACCTCAACTGGGAGAACCCGGTTGTACGCGAAGAAGTGAAAGATGTCATCAGCTTCTGGGCTGAGAAGGGCGTTGATGGCTTCCGCTTGGATGTGATCAACTTGATTTCGAAACAGCAAGATTTCCCTAACGATGATATCGGTGATGGTCGTCGTTTTTATACTGATGGCCCACGAGTGCATGAATATCTGAAAGAGATCAGCGAAGCGGTATTCCAGAAATATGGTAGCGTCACAGTAGGCGAGATGTCTTCAACGACACTCGAGCATTGCCAACAGTACTCAAACATTGATAACAGCGAACTATCGATGGTGTTTAACTTCCACCACCTTAAGGTGGATTACCCCAATGGTGAAAAGTGGACCAATGCGCCGTTTGATTTCTTGCAGCTCAAGTCGATCTTCAATCATTGGCAAACAGGTTTGAACGGCAAAGGGTGGGGCGCATTGTTCTGGTGTAACCACGACCAACCGCGAGTAGTGAGCCGCTTAGGTGATGATCAGCAGTATCGTGTTGAGTCGGCCAAGATGCTGGCTGCGTCTGTACACATGATGCAAGGCACGCCGTATATTTATCAAGGTGAAGAGATTGGTATGACCAACCCAGGTTACACCGAGATCTGCCAATATCGCGATGTCGAGAGCACCAACATGTATGACATCATGGTCAATCGTGATGGTGTGGCGCATCAAGATATGATGGCGATTCTGGCGCAGAAATCTCGTGATAATTCTCGCACGCCGATGCAATGGAACAGTGAAGCCAATGCAGGCTTTTCACAAGCTCAGCCGTGGCTAGATGTTGCAAATAACTACACTGAGATCAACGCTGAGCAAGCGCTAGAAGATAAAGACTCTGTTTTTTACTTCTACAAGAGCTTGATTGAGTTACGTAAAGAAGTGCCAGTGATTACTCATGGTAGCTACAAAGATTTATTGCCTGAGCACCCATCGGTATTTGCGTATTCTCGCGAGACTGATAGTCAGACTTTGTTGTGTATTAATAACTACTACGGTGAAGAGGCGGAGTGCGTTTTACCGGAACGTTTTGATATGAGTAAGGCAAAGAGTTTGTTGTCTAACTATCAAGAAGCGAACACTTCAGTAGCAGTACATCATCAAGTCTTACGTCCTTACGAAACTCGTATTCTCTTGATTGAAGGCTAA
- the treB gene encoding PTS trehalose transporter subunit IIBC yields MSKIAKQDVARLIELVGGKENIASVSHCLTRLRFVLNDTDQANKAELEKLKLVKGCFTNAGQFQVVIGTEVDEVYALLIEQTGKEASSKDESKLAARQNMNFLERGISHLAEIFVPLLPAIITGGLILGFRNVIGDIRMFDGKTLVEISQFWATVHSFLWLIGEAIFFFLPVGVCWATVKKLGGTPILGITLGVTLVSPQLMNAYMIGKSVPEVWDFGLFVIEKVGYQAQVIPAMLAGVALAFIETNLKRIVPSYLYLVVVPFVSIILSVILAHAFIGPFGRMLGDGVAFAAKAAMTGDFAILGSVVFGFLYAPLVITGIHHTTNAVDLQLMQDLGGTPIWPLIALSNIAQASAVVGIIILSKHEGERDISVPAAISAYLGVTEPAMYGINLKYKFPMLSAMIGSAAAAAICGSAGVMANGIGVGGLPGILSIQPQYWSVYLIAMLVAIVLPVTLTLFFYKRAQMKGELETANA; encoded by the coding sequence ATGAGTAAGATAGCGAAGCAAGACGTTGCGCGTCTTATCGAGTTAGTCGGTGGCAAAGAGAATATTGCGAGTGTCAGCCATTGTCTGACTCGACTGCGTTTTGTATTGAATGATACGGACCAAGCGAACAAAGCAGAACTAGAAAAGCTGAAGTTGGTAAAAGGCTGCTTTACGAACGCAGGTCAATTCCAAGTCGTGATTGGCACAGAGGTTGATGAAGTGTACGCACTTCTGATTGAGCAAACGGGTAAAGAGGCGTCATCAAAAGATGAGTCTAAGCTTGCTGCTCGTCAGAACATGAACTTCCTTGAGCGTGGTATCTCCCATTTAGCCGAAATTTTCGTACCACTGCTGCCTGCCATCATTACTGGTGGTTTGATTCTTGGTTTCCGTAATGTGATTGGCGATATTCGCATGTTCGACGGCAAAACCCTCGTTGAAATCAGCCAATTCTGGGCAACCGTTCACTCTTTCTTGTGGCTGATTGGCGAAGCGATTTTCTTCTTCCTGCCGGTTGGTGTGTGTTGGGCGACGGTTAAGAAACTCGGCGGAACCCCTATTTTGGGTATCACGCTCGGTGTGACCTTGGTTTCCCCGCAATTGATGAACGCTTACATGATAGGTAAATCTGTACCTGAGGTGTGGGACTTTGGCTTGTTCGTGATTGAGAAGGTCGGCTATCAAGCTCAGGTGATACCTGCGATGCTAGCGGGCGTGGCTCTGGCGTTCATTGAGACCAACCTTAAGCGTATTGTACCTTCTTACCTCTACCTTGTTGTCGTGCCGTTCGTGTCGATTATTTTGTCTGTGATTCTAGCGCACGCTTTCATTGGCCCATTTGGCCGTATGTTAGGCGATGGCGTGGCATTCGCGGCTAAAGCGGCAATGACTGGTGATTTTGCGATTCTTGGTTCTGTGGTATTTGGCTTCCTATACGCACCTTTGGTTATTACAGGTATTCACCACACAACCAACGCCGTCGACCTACAACTGATGCAAGACTTAGGCGGCACACCAATCTGGCCTTTGATTGCGCTATCAAATATTGCACAAGCTTCAGCGGTTGTCGGCATCATCATCTTAAGCAAACACGAAGGCGAACGAGACATCTCGGTTCCAGCTGCAATCTCTGCCTACTTAGGTGTAACAGAGCCTGCGATGTACGGCATCAACCTTAAATACAAATTCCCAATGCTGAGCGCAATGATCGGCAGTGCTGCAGCGGCTGCAATCTGTGGTAGTGCAGGAGTGATGGCGAATGGTATCGGTGTTGGTGGCTTGCCGGGCATCTTATCGATTCAACCGCAATATTGGTCTGTTTACTTAATTGCAATGCTGGTGGCGATTGTACTACCCGTCACGTTAACACTGTTCTTCTATAAACGAGCACAGATGAAGGGCGAGCTAGAAACTGCCAACGCGTAA